CCCTGCCATCTTTCTTTGGCGAGAATAAATGGAAAAGATATTATGCGAATCATTACTCGCAAACAGGAGAAAATGACGGGAGTTGGCTCTACAGTGCAAGTGTTTTTAGCTTTCATCATGTGGAGAACATCTTGCCCTTGGAAGAAGACGGCCAGggctttatttgaaaatacggCTGTAGCTGCGGTGCAAACCACGTTCTATAAGCATTGTTTTGATGCTTTTGGGTGGAATGAAGGTTGCCAAACGGGTTTTAAGAGGGATGATACCAGTACAATCTCTACTTTATTAGGGCaaattttcgttttttttttttttttccattgattaGTGGTTAGGTctacatgtcttttttttaacatttgattcatgaaaataatttgattagtAATTAATGGATATATTTTAGATGAATATACAATCTAttactgttttttctttttagtccaAATATAAGAGTTTCAGGTtagattatgatattttttagatgatttcaaaaataaatcatcttaTATTAAATGTTTGAATTCATGAAGCAAGAGCAAACTTCATCATAAAACTTACTTTCTAGGATTATAATCTATTACTAATAATTCAATGATACCctccaaaataataattgaagtcTCATATTCAACTGGGAttccaattaaaataaaaaatcaaacataattgCAATCTTCATATATAGCATATCAAAagtaattagaaaaattatatgaatatatCCCTTTTCATTGTTGCACTCAATATGATTACTATCCCTTTTCACCAGCTGAAAGCTGAGCTTTCAGTTTCTGCATTTGTTCAGGAATCCTGTAAGTGTTTGAATTCCAAGAACACCTTTGTTTGGTATCTTCATTTTATTGTCATCCACGAGCATTAGAATTCATTAGCATAAtaattttccattaaaattaaagttagaAAGACAAGAATGAGGAGGAAAGGAGGTTCTTTGAAGGATAACAACTGCAACTATGGATGATAATACATTCATTCTTTATGTTAACAGGAGCATGTGGCTTTCACATATGTATGATCCATATAAGCCAAAACAGATGCTTGAAGGATGTTGACACCAGCCCCCTCTTGCTCCATTACAAATTAGTGAAAGAATGGCTTCAGCTAGGACTGCTCACAGAAGTTTCATTTCAACCCATCTGCCTCTGCATGTCTATCAAGCAAAGCACGAACAGGCAGAGGTGAAATTTGCCTCGTTTGCCAACCAAACACCATAGGCATGTTGGAGATGGTTAAAAACTTTCAGGTCCTTGAGCAAACTTATTTTCAACTGCTAAATGGACGTTGGTTCTCGAAAGGGAGTTCAATAGGTGTTGCATTTCCATAGAATTCTTCCAAGTTGTATAAATCTCTCTGCGGAGGAAGAAATATGTGGATTACCACATCACCTGGACAACATACATATCAAATTGCTTTGATCAATAACACCAATAAATTTCTCACAGTGAAAATAACGCAAGCCCAACTACAAACCAACAATCtatcaagagaagaaaaggactcTGGATTACCAATACCAGAGATCCTAAATACTATTACTTCAGAACATTATCAGGAACAAGGACTACATGAATTTATCAGTTGACCAGTACATGGCATCCTCTTCAATTTTATACACAATTGAGGATATGGATAAGTTCACAACTGTgaaactcattttcttttctcttctttttggtTATATTTCCTTGTTGAGTTAATTTCATATAAACAGATGGCACTGGGTTTCCATTCAAGAACTTACCAAAGTCCAACAGGGTCCATGAGTTGGGTTTTCTGTCGCCGGATGGAACTTTTCCATACTTCTTTTCAGCAAGATCTCTTATTTTGGAACTACAAGGGGAGATAACATCATCTGAGTCATTGCTCCAAATATTACATCTTTAATCTTATATCAAccaaatgtaaaaagaaaatgaaatgaaagtgCAGAGTTAATACTTGATAGCGTCTATCTGAGGACGTGAAAATGCTGTTGCAATGATAAAAAATCTAGTCCAGTACACAAGAGGCTTTACAAAGAGGACCTTTATATCTGAAGCCTTAACATCACTAGCAACCTTGGCCATTTCCACAGCAACTACCACAAAAAGAGAGGCAGGACATGGTCAATCAGATGTGTAGTACATTAAAATTGAAGGATTATATGTGGATTGCTAAAGCCTGTGTGTATGCATAACTGCCCTGTGCATGCCTTGATCATAAAGGAACCCAGAGAGAACTGAAAGGCACCACAACTAGCTGAACTGCACCAACTTAGCCAAGACTTGGCAGAAGTTGAAAGACATACAAGTCCCTTTGTAATGAAATCGTTTGCTcagcaaaaaacacaaaaagattaTACATTTTCAAAAGTCTTAGAAACATGATTGTCCATATCAAAGTACTTGTTAGCAGCACTTGTGAACAAAGCAGCACAGCATTGGTCTGGAGCAATGGCATGTCACAGGtggaaagaaaattttgaacGGCACAATGAAGTAATTAAATGAATATGATAGCAATGACAATATAAGCCATAGTAACCACATGGTCAAGTAAAAGCAACAGCAAGTGTTCATTAGCAACACCGATCAAACTAACATCATTATATTAATTGTAATCATTGATGGAGCACAAAAGTACAAAATTAGATATCTAAGATTTAAGATACATGATACAAGCCAGCATCCACATGCATAGCGGAGTGCAGACAGATAATTACTATATGTAAGTAAAACATTGGCAATAATCATGCTTTTAAATATGGGCGGTATAAACTTACATGACAAGCTttcagcatcatcatcaacctcTGCAGTAGGAGGTTTTTTGTCATTGCTCCTAAAGACCACTTTTCCATATTTATTGAACAAGTCATCAAACATCTCATCTGTATCTTCTACATTCTGCAAGGATATCAATCATGTCAGGAACACTGCCTCAAACGTACTGGAAGCACTCACCCTAACATTCAATAAGCAGATAGATAGTTATGCATTAATCACAATAATCTTCCAATTCCAGCCATCACCACACTGGAATGTATTCAAtacaaaatgagaaaagaaagaatgtaATACATTCAAGTAAACTGGTGttaaaagcccaaaaaaagcTGAGTGCATTTCTTTCAGTATCCATGAAATGCAAACAATTACATTTCTAGTGATAGTCAGATATACCCTAAcctaataaaatcaattgacTTGGCCTAAAATAAGAAGCTGAAAACTCACTTTGTCGGGCATTTTATGCTTGTAAGATAGAATGCCTTAGATATtaactcaaggaaaaaaaaaaaaaaggcatggtGAAGGCTAGGTCTCATTCTGACtaatcaaaactttaaaaactTGAAGGAGGGCTCTGGCATTCAgcagggaaaaaacaaaagaaagaacagAAATCTCATGCActatattaaataaagaaaataccgtttgatttttttttcaccttacTAGCTTTATTTATGACTCCTGGAATGTGCTTTGCATAGAACAGTCACAAATAAAAGACAAGCATAAAAACTGAACAAGATATAGTAATGTGATGATTCAATAAATGCATAAAACCAACTCCACAGGTTTATGACACCATAAAGAATAAATAACTAAGATTTCACATATTTGTAAAGGAAGAACAAAATCAAATCTGAATATGTTGCAAGGGCTTGATTACAAATTAAAGATCATGTGCTCAAGCAGCAAAACCTAAGATAAGATGGCAGATCATGCCTGTACTAAAGTCTAGATTAAGCACATACCAACCATTTACACCACAAAATTGCAAATTAATTTTCCAATCAAGCTTCTCCCAAAATTTCAGAAAAGCCACTTGAAGGAAAGTCATGAGAGTCTTAGGCTTACAACCAGAGGTTGAGCAT
This genomic interval from Populus alba chromosome 1, ASM523922v2, whole genome shotgun sequence contains the following:
- the LOC118048995 gene encoding protein Iojap, chloroplastic; translation: MAVSPALSIAGVGAGTRFSGEFKLLGRVETRLSQKPRKHSGCLCFYRHRLRQYYKCFWQEFRTEKLSLKGSLALRKDHDDSFLSNVEDTDEMFDDLFNKYGKVVFRSNDKKPPTAEVDDDAESLSFAVEMAKVASDVKASDIKVLFVKPLVYWTRFFIIATAFSRPQIDAINSKIRDLAEKKYGKVPSGDRKPNSWTLLDFGDVVIHIFLPPQRDLYNLEEFYGNATPIELPFENQRPFSS